In Stenotrophomonas sp. 610A2, one DNA window encodes the following:
- a CDS encoding UbiH/UbiF family hydroxylase has protein sequence MSRRGQWDAVIVGGGVVGAACALALAGEGLQVAMVEGREPSPWSPQKPDLRVFAFAADNAALLESLGVWKQVDQARARAYRRMRVWDAAGGGDLTFDADTLGRRELGWIVENGLLVDRLWAALPAAGVQLYCPARVEAMEQDAQGVRLRLDDGRRVEASIAIAADGAESTLRSLAGLDVSRHDYGQRGVVAYVDSTLPNEDTAWQRFLDTGPLAVLPFDRNRSSIVWTLPDAEAERVLALDEDSFNRELTNAFAGRLGEMKLVSARAAFPLRRQLATAYVAGRVLTLGDAAHVVHPLAGQGVNLGLRDVAGLRDLVREAKQRRQDWSSPHRLQRWARTRRSENTVAAYSFDAINKVFSNDEMHLTLARGALLGLAGRMPPLMSMFWKRASGL, from the coding sequence ATGAGCCGGCGCGGACAGTGGGATGCGGTGATCGTCGGCGGTGGCGTGGTTGGTGCGGCCTGCGCATTGGCGCTGGCCGGAGAAGGTCTGCAGGTGGCGATGGTGGAAGGCCGTGAGCCGTCGCCGTGGTCGCCACAGAAGCCGGACCTGCGTGTCTTCGCGTTTGCTGCCGACAATGCCGCGTTGCTGGAATCACTGGGCGTGTGGAAGCAGGTGGATCAGGCCCGCGCCCGTGCCTATCGACGCATGCGGGTATGGGATGCCGCTGGTGGTGGCGACCTGACCTTCGACGCCGACACGCTGGGCCGCCGCGAGCTGGGTTGGATCGTCGAGAACGGCCTGTTGGTTGATCGGCTGTGGGCGGCGCTGCCGGCTGCGGGCGTGCAGCTGTATTGCCCGGCGCGGGTGGAGGCGATGGAGCAGGACGCGCAGGGCGTGCGCCTGCGTCTGGATGACGGTCGCCGCGTCGAAGCCTCGATTGCGATTGCCGCCGATGGCGCCGAATCCACTCTGCGCAGCCTGGCAGGGTTGGATGTCAGCCGACATGACTACGGCCAGCGTGGCGTGGTCGCCTATGTCGACAGCACGCTGCCGAACGAAGACACCGCCTGGCAGCGTTTCCTTGATACCGGCCCGCTGGCGGTGCTGCCATTCGACCGCAACCGCAGCTCCATCGTCTGGACCCTGCCCGATGCCGAGGCCGAGCGCGTGCTGGCCCTGGATGAGGACAGCTTCAACCGCGAGTTGACCAATGCGTTTGCCGGGCGTCTGGGCGAGATGAAACTGGTGTCCGCGCGCGCTGCATTCCCGCTGCGTCGACAGTTGGCAACGGCGTATGTCGCCGGGCGCGTGCTGACCCTGGGAGATGCCGCACACGTGGTGCACCCGCTGGCTGGGCAGGGTGTGAACTTGGGTCTGCGCGATGTGGCCGGTCTGCGTGATCTTGTGCGCGAAGCGAAGCAGCGTCGGCAGGATTGGAGTTCTCCGCACCGCCTGCAACGCTGGGCGCGGACGCGTCGCAGCGAGAACACCGTGGCTGCTTACAGTTTCGATGCGATCAACAAGGTGTTCTCCAATGACGAGATGCACCTGACCTTGGCGCGTGGCGCGCTATTGGGTCTGGCGGGCAGGATGCCGCCACTGATGTCGATGTTCTGGAAGCGCGCCT
- the ubiH gene encoding 2-octaprenyl-6-methoxyphenyl hydroxylase: MSKNHDVVIVGGGLVGASLAIALDRLGLDVGLVEATPGGALPAVFDQRNLSFAAATINALTALGVMQKLANPGGPIRRIHVSRAGDFGRVVMQASDYGRDAFGQVVVARDFGEALEARLGELQQLTRYRPAKFVGLGASSEGRREVVIADEAGEQRLQARLVVGADGTRSAVRQALGIDVSEHDYQQTLFVARLRAAKAPDGCAYERFTDTGPTALLPRGDRHYGVVHGVAREEADAVMALDDAAWLARLQDAVGWRAGRLLESGPRSAYPLIQVLAQKLVGERALLLGNAAQTIHPLGAQGFNLGLRDALTLAELIGDAVQDPGSEALLQAYVERRGPDREQTLAFSDGLARLTSNATPLIRPLRSLGFVAAAQAPAVQSFLVGGAMGFRGQVPELCRSEGR, encoded by the coding sequence ATGAGCAAGAACCATGACGTAGTGATCGTCGGTGGCGGGCTGGTAGGTGCCAGCCTGGCCATCGCCCTGGACCGGCTTGGGCTGGACGTAGGCCTGGTCGAGGCAACCCCGGGCGGCGCGCTGCCGGCGGTGTTCGACCAGCGCAACCTCAGCTTTGCCGCGGCAACGATCAATGCGCTGACCGCGCTGGGGGTGATGCAGAAGCTCGCCAACCCCGGCGGGCCGATCCGCCGCATCCATGTCAGCCGTGCCGGTGACTTCGGGCGGGTAGTGATGCAGGCCAGCGATTACGGTCGCGACGCTTTTGGCCAGGTGGTGGTGGCACGCGACTTTGGCGAGGCGCTGGAAGCCCGCTTGGGCGAACTGCAGCAGCTGACCCGCTACCGCCCGGCGAAGTTCGTCGGTCTGGGCGCGAGCAGCGAGGGCCGCCGCGAGGTGGTCATTGCCGATGAGGCCGGCGAACAGCGCCTGCAGGCGCGGCTGGTGGTGGGCGCCGATGGCACCCGCAGCGCGGTTCGGCAGGCGCTGGGCATCGATGTCAGCGAACACGACTATCAGCAGACCCTGTTCGTAGCGCGCCTGAGAGCGGCCAAGGCGCCGGATGGCTGCGCCTACGAACGCTTCACCGATACCGGCCCGACCGCGCTGCTGCCGCGTGGCGACCGCCATTACGGCGTGGTCCACGGCGTCGCCCGCGAAGAGGCTGACGCGGTGATGGCACTGGACGATGCGGCGTGGCTGGCACGACTGCAGGACGCCGTGGGCTGGCGCGCAGGGCGGCTGCTGGAAAGCGGCCCGCGCAGCGCCTACCCGCTGATCCAGGTGCTGGCGCAGAAGCTGGTCGGCGAGCGCGCGCTGCTGCTGGGCAATGCCGCGCAGACCATCCACCCGCTGGGTGCACAAGGCTTCAACCTCGGTCTGCGCGATGCGCTGACCCTGGCCGAACTGATTGGCGACGCCGTCCAGGACCCGGGCAGCGAAGCGCTGCTGCAGGCCTATGTGGAGCGACGCGGACCCGACCGCGAGCAGACCCTGGCGTTCTCCGATGGGCTTGCCCGTTTGACCAGCAATGCCACGCCGCTGATCCGGCCGCTGCGCAGCCTGGGTTTTGTTGCCGCGGCGCAGGCCCCTGCGGTGCAGTCCTTCCTGGTTGGCGGCGCGATGGGCTTCCGCGGGCAGGTGCCTGAGTTGTGCAGGAGTGAGGGGCGATGA